CGGCGGAAGGTGCGATCGGTATCGCAGAGAAGGCAAACAAGGTCCGTCAGAAACCGCTTCGCGTTATCTTAAACGGCCTTGGAAAAGACGCGGCTAAGATCATTTCCAGGATCAACGGATTTACATATGTACAGACAGAATATGACTACTTCACAGGTGAACTTAAAGAAGTGCAGAGAATCGCATACTCTGACGGACTCCGTTCAAAGGTAAACTGCTACGGCGCCAACGATGTGCGCGAGGGTGTTGCCATCATGCACAAAGAGGGCGTTGACGTATCTATCACGGGTAATTCGACAAACCCGACACGTTTCCAGCATCCGGTTGCAGGTACATACAAAAAAGAATGTATCGAACAGGGCAAGAAGTATTTCTCCGTTGCATCCGGCGGCGGTACAGGACGTACGCTTCATCCTGACAACATGGCTGCGGGCCCGGCTTCTTACGGAATGACAGATACATTGGGCAGAATGCATTCTGACGCACAGTTTGCAGGTTCTTCTTCTGTACCTGCTCACGTAGAGATGATGGGACTTATCGGAGCAGGCAATAACCCGATGGTCGGCATGACAGTAGCCGTTGCGGTAATGATCGAGGAAGCTGCGAAGGCTGGCAAATTCTAAGAGAATAAGGAAAAATATAGGCATTTAAAGGCTGCACTAACTATTCTGGTTGGTGCAGCTTTTTGTATTTCTTCATTTCCCGGCCGTCTGTCTAAACGGCCGCTATTTTTTCCATATATCATTGTTATATGTCTTCTGCATAATTCCCATCAGTTTCATACAGAGAAAGAATTCTGTCTCCCCGCCCTGATGCTTATGTTTGGCGGTTGCGGCGACAAGCTCGTCGATGACCTGCTCGGTGCGTATCAGCATCCGGCCTTCCAGCAGACAGGTGATCGGGTCAACGTTAAGCCTCACTTCGGAAAAACGGTAATATGGATTTGCCGCCATGTAGAGAAAGGTGTCATAGCTTAACCGGCATTTTGTGAGTTCCAGAGGCACTTCTCCGGGCTGTACCTGATAATAGTGGTACGCTCCAAGCACCATGAGCAGCCCTTTGTGAACGGGATATTTTCTGGTGTTGACTATTATAGTTCCCCGGCCGTCCCTGATATAGAGCAGTGTTATGCCGCTGTTGTTTTTCAGCACACTTGTATCGGTGACCGTTTTATTTACCGCTGTGATCGGAAACTGAAATTCCTTTTTTGAGTAATAAGGAGAGCTTGCAAACAGCGGCAGGTAGTTGATGTTATTTTTTTTCCCCATTTTATTTTTTTCCTCCACGGTGCGCTTCCCGGTATTCGCTGGGCGCCATTTCGTATATTTTTTTAAATGTTCTGGTAAAGGAACGGCTGCAGTTAAAGCCGACGTTGACCGCGATGTCCACGATGGGCAGGTCTGTCGTCAGAAGGAGAGCTTCCGCATGCCTGATGCGGGTGAGGACGGCGAGATCCTTATAATGAGAACGGAAGGTCTCATAGACCAGATCCCTTATCACACTTTCGGATATGTATAATCTTTTGGAAGCCTCTTTTATATCCACCGGTTCTGAGAAACTTGAGTAAGTGTGATTGAGCACTTCCATGAGTGTCGTGCTCATGATCATGCCGCGGTAGACGCCGCTGCCGTCATTCAAAAGCTGATTTCTATACTCTATAGGTGTTGTACCCATATATTTTTTGAAAATACGGTAGAAAGCAACCTCAGAAGTGAAGCCCGAATGCGCTGCCACATAAGAAAGCGACATACCGTCGTACAGCAGCGCGACGGAGGCAATGTTCACTCTTACACGGTTGAGAAACTGGGAAAAGCTGTATCCGCTGATCAGGCGCAGTTCCCGGTTCAGCACCGCCGCAGCCGAGCCAAAATGAGCAGCCACGCTCTGGGAGGTAAGGTCTTCTGCAAAATGTGCGCTTATGTACAGGACGGCTTTCCAGCCGAGCGGACGTTCGCAGTTCGTCTCCGGGCGGTGCTGCTTTATACTGTGGTGGATAAAAAAGTTTGCAAACTGGCCGAGTACAGCCACTTTTATGAGAGCGCTGCCCGGGTCAAAGCAGGAATCTTCTTCCTCAAATTCATGAAATAACGCTTCTATCTTATCCAGTCTGGCGCCGTCCAGACTGATGACAGGAGGGGCATCTATGATCGCGTCCACTGTGCCCGGTTCCGGTTCGTGAAAGGTAAGAAAAGAAGACAGCGGGTAGTCATATACGCACACGCTCATCAAAAGGGGCTGTACAGAACCTGCCCTGATGGTAAAAGTGTGATACGACTGCAGCCAGATGAAAGAACCGCGTTTCAGGGGGAAAGAGACGCCGTTTATCGTAATGGCGCCGCTTCCGCCTGTGACGAATACAAAGATAGATTCATTTTCCGATATAGGAGGTGTAATGTCGCTGATGCAGTGCTTCTGAAGACGCAGATATTTGTCCCTGCCTGAAAAAAAAGAATGGACTGGCCTGCCGCAGATCGATTTGGATTTTATAGCTTCTTTCATCGGTTTTCTCCTTTTTTAAGTCTATTTTACTTACAGATGTCGGATTATTGGAGATTATTTATCAATTTAATAGTATTATAGCATGATTTGTCCGTTGTTTCGTTAGATTTTACTGGAAAATGTGAAGCTTTAAGGTTGTAATTCGCCACGATATTATCCAATGTCATAGAGTATGTAAGTGTTAAAGTTATATCAAAGGAGGGCGAAATATGGACTTGATGGGTGATTTTTTTAACAAGTTTAATCTGGGCACATCGGACTTTGTTACTCCCGGAAAGCAGCTTCAGTATATCTCAAAACATAAGGCTTACACAACAGCGGTCATCTGCATAGACAAAGACCAGACCGTATCGGAGATCACATGGAAGCAGCTGCATACCCGCTCTAACCAGCTTGCCTGGATGCTGGGAGAATATGGAATAAAAGAACGCGCTACCGTGATAGTGGCCTATCCGAATTCGATCGAACATCTCATTGCCGCTTTTGCCATCTGGAAAGCCGGAGCCTGTTATATGCCCATATCGAGCAAGACGGCGGGGGCAGAGCTGGATGAGATATCCCGTATCATAAATCCGGCGGGGGCCTTTGCGGACTTTGCTGTTCCGGACACAGAGTTCTGTCTGAATTCCGGGGAGATGTACGAAGTGATGAGGCAATATCCGGAAAAGACGCCTCCCGATGTGAGATCTGATCCGAACATGATATCTCCGTCAGGCGGTACGAGCGGAAAGTTAAAATTCATCCGGCAGAACATGCCGGGCGGCATGACAGACAGTATGCTAAAGGGCTGGTTTGAGATGTCGGGCATGGACTTTGAGCAGAGACAGCTTCTGGTTGGGCCGCTGTTTCACGGCGCGCCTCATTCCTCCGCGTTCAACGGACTTTTTGCCGGCAATACGCTCGTGATTCCGCGAAACCTCTGCCCGGACAACATCTGCAGGCTCATAAAGGAATATAAGATTGAATTTATACAGATGGTTCCCACACTTATGAATCGGATCGTCAAGCTGCCCGGTATCCGGAAGGAGGATTTCGCGTCTGTGAAAGCTCTGTTTCATACGGGTGGATACTGTGCGCCTTATCTGAAGCGGAAATGGATGGAGCTGCTGGCGCCGGAGAAGATCTACGAGATGTATTCCATGACAGAAGTGATCGGAATGACGTGTATACGCGGGGACGACTGGCTCAAACATCCGGGCAGCATCGGGCTCCCGGTTGGAGAAGGAAAAGTCTCCATCCGGGATGAAAGCGGTAAGGAACTTGCCCCGTATGAACTCGGAGATATATACATGTCTTCCCCCGGCGAATGCTTTCTCACAGAATATATCAATCATGAGCCGCTTAAAGTCAGCGATGGGGAATACCGCAGTGTCGGGGACATCGGGTATGTAGACGAGGAAGGCTATCTTTATTTTTCCGACCGCCGCAGCGATATGCTGGTGATCGGCGGGGAAAATGTGTTTGCCGCGGAGGTGGAAGCAGCGCTCGTCCGGCACAGCAAAGTGGCAGACGCCGTTGTCATCGGTATTCCGGACGAGGAGTGGGGAAGACGGCTGCATGCAGTGGTAGAGGCCAGGCAGGAGATACCGGCGGATGAACTCAGAGCATTTCTCGGACAATATTTATCTCCATATAAGATTCCGGCCACATTTGAATATGTCAAAACGATAGAAAGAGGAGACAACGGGAAGGCAGACCGGAAGCGGATATTCGAGGACTGCCTTTCGCGGGAAAAATGTTCCTGCAAAGAATAAAAACGGCCGCTCAAAAATTTACATAAAACAGGAGGTTTTAAACAATGGGTTACGAAGCACTATTTTCACCATTCAAGGTCAGGGGGCTGGAGCTTAAAAACAGAATTATTCTGCCTGGCATGAATACGAAGATGACAAAAAA
This is a stretch of genomic DNA from [Clostridium] hylemonae DSM 15053. It encodes these proteins:
- a CDS encoding GGGtGRT protein; this translates as MALFESYERRIDKINEVLNSYGIASIEEAEKITKDAGLDVYNQVKGIQPICFENACWAYITGAAIAIKKGCTTAAEAAAAIGEGLQAFCIPGSVADQRKVGLGHGNLGKMLLEEDTDCFAFLAGHESFAAAEGAIGIAEKANKVRQKPLRVILNGLGKDAAKIISRINGFTYVQTEYDYFTGELKEVQRIAYSDGLRSKVNCYGANDVREGVAIMHKEGVDVSITGNSTNPTRFQHPVAGTYKKECIEQGKKYFSVASGGGTGRTLHPDNMAAGPASYGMTDTLGRMHSDAQFAGSSSVPAHVEMMGLIGAGNNPMVGMTVAVAVMIEEAAKAGKF
- a CDS encoding helix-turn-helix transcriptional regulator translates to MKEAIKSKSICGRPVHSFFSGRDKYLRLQKHCISDITPPISENESIFVFVTGGSGAITINGVSFPLKRGSFIWLQSYHTFTIRAGSVQPLLMSVCVYDYPLSSFLTFHEPEPGTVDAIIDAPPVISLDGARLDKIEALFHEFEEEDSCFDPGSALIKVAVLGQFANFFIHHSIKQHRPETNCERPLGWKAVLYISAHFAEDLTSQSVAAHFGSAAAVLNRELRLISGYSFSQFLNRVRVNIASVALLYDGMSLSYVAAHSGFTSEVAFYRIFKKYMGTTPIEYRNQLLNDGSGVYRGMIMSTTLMEVLNHTYSSFSEPVDIKEASKRLYISESVIRDLVYETFRSHYKDLAVLTRIRHAEALLLTTDLPIVDIAVNVGFNCSRSFTRTFKKIYEMAPSEYREAHRGGKK
- the baiB gene encoding bile acid--CoA ligase BaiB → MDLMGDFFNKFNLGTSDFVTPGKQLQYISKHKAYTTAVICIDKDQTVSEITWKQLHTRSNQLAWMLGEYGIKERATVIVAYPNSIEHLIAAFAIWKAGACYMPISSKTAGAELDEISRIINPAGAFADFAVPDTEFCLNSGEMYEVMRQYPEKTPPDVRSDPNMISPSGGTSGKLKFIRQNMPGGMTDSMLKGWFEMSGMDFEQRQLLVGPLFHGAPHSSAFNGLFAGNTLVIPRNLCPDNICRLIKEYKIEFIQMVPTLMNRIVKLPGIRKEDFASVKALFHTGGYCAPYLKRKWMELLAPEKIYEMYSMTEVIGMTCIRGDDWLKHPGSIGLPVGEGKVSIRDESGKELAPYELGDIYMSSPGECFLTEYINHEPLKVSDGEYRSVGDIGYVDEEGYLYFSDRRSDMLVIGGENVFAAEVEAALVRHSKVADAVVIGIPDEEWGRRLHAVVEARQEIPADELRAFLGQYLSPYKIPATFEYVKTIERGDNGKADRKRIFEDCLSREKCSCKE